A genome region from Rhodanobacter thiooxydans includes the following:
- the merP gene encoding mercury resistance system periplasmic binding protein MerP, whose translation MKKLVAVLALAVVTAPAWAATRTVTLSVPGMTCPACPITVKKALDRVGGVENVTVAFEQREAVVTFDDAKTSVQQLTTATANAGYPATVRK comes from the coding sequence ATGAAAAAGCTGGTTGCCGTTCTTGCACTCGCCGTCGTGACTGCCCCTGCCTGGGCCGCCACCCGGACCGTCACGCTGTCCGTGCCGGGGATGACTTGTCCGGCCTGTCCGATCACGGTGAAGAAGGCGCTCGATCGAGTAGGGGGCGTCGAGAACGTCACGGTGGCTTTCGAGCAGCGCGAGGCGGTCGTTACCTTTGACGATGCCAAGACCAGCGTCCAGCAGTTGACCACAGCTACGGCCAATGCCGGTTATCCAGCCACGGTAAGGAAATAA
- the ligD gene encoding non-homologous end-joining DNA ligase — MSESGRVPVAVAEVYYRGIGNKNLLRQPSLKTMRTDKTAADLADTDRTPPARPARASTRRQAGQTTGGIVISHPERVVYPDDGITKQQVADYYASVMKWFLPGVAGRPVSVIRCPEGTAKTCFFQKHMIQGLKHVGSARLKEESGAQASYIYLRDAASVIELVRFGVLEFHPWGATIEQPDRADRVVFDLDPGNNVGWERVVAAARLVHRLLSQLGLESFLRTTGGKGLHVVVPLNPGCPWPQVKDFARTFAGTLAQAHPLEFVATASKARRNGLIYVDYLRNSRGATSVASYSLRARPGAPVAMPLRWAELGKLRSGRDFDIRSAPRRLARLRTDPWAGVDTLRQNLDQVIKKFG, encoded by the coding sequence GTGAGCGAGTCCGGGCGTGTACCGGTCGCGGTGGCCGAGGTGTACTACCGCGGCATCGGCAACAAGAACCTGTTGCGCCAACCGAGCCTGAAGACCATGCGTACCGACAAGACCGCGGCGGACCTGGCCGATACCGATCGCACCCCGCCTGCCCGCCCTGCCAGGGCCTCCACACGCCGCCAGGCTGGCCAGACCACCGGCGGCATCGTCATCAGCCATCCCGAGCGCGTGGTGTATCCCGACGACGGCATCACCAAGCAGCAGGTGGCCGATTACTACGCCAGTGTAATGAAGTGGTTCCTGCCCGGCGTGGCGGGCCGTCCGGTGTCGGTGATCCGTTGTCCGGAAGGCACGGCGAAAACCTGCTTCTTCCAGAAGCACATGATCCAGGGTCTGAAGCACGTCGGCAGCGCGAGGCTGAAGGAAGAGTCCGGCGCCCAGGCCAGCTACATCTACCTGCGCGACGCCGCCTCGGTGATCGAGCTGGTGCGGTTCGGCGTGCTGGAGTTCCATCCCTGGGGCGCGACCATCGAGCAGCCCGACCGTGCCGACCGCGTGGTGTTCGATCTCGACCCCGGCAACAACGTGGGCTGGGAGCGCGTGGTGGCCGCGGCACGGCTGGTGCATCGGCTGCTGTCGCAGCTGGGTTTGGAATCATTCCTGCGCACCACCGGCGGCAAGGGCCTGCACGTGGTGGTGCCGCTGAATCCCGGCTGCCCCTGGCCGCAGGTGAAGGATTTCGCGCGGACGTTCGCCGGCACGCTGGCGCAGGCCCATCCGCTGGAGTTCGTCGCCACCGCCAGCAAGGCCCGCCGCAATGGCCTGATCTACGTGGATTACCTGCGCAACAGCCGTGGCGCGACCAGCGTGGCGTCGTACTCGCTGCGCGCGCGCCCCGGCGCGCCGGTCGCCATGCCGCTGCGTTGGGCCGAGCTGGGCAAGCTGAGAAGCGGCCGCGATTTCGACATCCGCTCCGCGCCCAGGCGCCTGGCGCGCTTGCGCACCGACCCGTGGGCGGGCGTGGACACGCTGCGCCAGAACCTCGACCAGGTAATCAAGAAGTTCGGCTGA
- a CDS encoding transporter: MTAAVGAFGSAPAAAGPITFNTALPVSQGELLFQETMMYRLLDDGTALPDMRVAARAGISVLAYGVTGKLTVFGMVPFLDKTLDMTTPMGAVHRANHGLGDSTFFVRYTVWQNNIAGASFRVAPILGAVAPTGRDSYRDTYGAQPRMFQPGSGTWGVLGGVVATWQTLNYEIDTSLSYQGNGRHAGYSPGHVSEFDASFQYRLLPRKLGNGLPHFLYGVLETNLIRTGRNVMNGSPVVASGGTEWFIAPGLEYVTPRWVLQGVVQIPVQRNVPFGSLRDRRIYNVALRFNF; this comes from the coding sequence ATGACTGCTGCCGTCGGCGCATTCGGCAGCGCGCCCGCCGCTGCTGGGCCCATCACCTTCAATACGGCGTTGCCGGTCAGCCAGGGTGAGCTGCTGTTCCAGGAGACGATGATGTATCGCTTGCTCGACGATGGAACGGCACTACCCGATATGCGGGTGGCCGCCCGGGCCGGCATCAGCGTCCTGGCCTATGGCGTTACCGGCAAACTGACCGTGTTTGGAATGGTGCCGTTTCTGGACAAGACGCTGGATATGACCACGCCCATGGGAGCTGTCCATCGGGCCAACCATGGTCTGGGCGACAGCACTTTCTTCGTCCGCTATACGGTGTGGCAGAACAATATCGCTGGTGCGAGTTTTCGCGTGGCGCCGATCCTTGGCGCGGTGGCGCCGACCGGCCGCGACAGTTATCGGGATACTTATGGTGCGCAGCCGCGGATGTTCCAACCTGGTTCGGGCACGTGGGGTGTACTCGGAGGTGTCGTGGCCACCTGGCAGACGCTGAACTACGAGATCGATACGTCCCTGAGCTACCAAGGCAACGGCCGGCATGCCGGGTATTCGCCCGGCCATGTCAGCGAGTTCGACGCCTCGTTCCAGTACCGGCTGCTGCCGCGGAAACTTGGCAACGGCTTGCCGCACTTCCTTTATGGCGTGCTGGAAACGAACCTGATCCGGACCGGGCGCAACGTCATGAACGGCAGCCCTGTCGTGGCGTCCGGCGGCACCGAGTGGTTCATCGCACCCGGTCTGGAGTACGTCACGCCTCGTTGGGTCTTGCAAGGAGTTGTCCAGATTCCAGTGCAGCGCAATGTGCCCTTCGGCAGCTTGCGCGATCGTCGTATCTACAACGTTGCCCTGCGGTTCAATTTCTGA
- a CDS encoding error-prone DNA polymerase — MSDYAELHCLSDFSFGRGASNAAELFERARACGYSALAITDECSLAGIVRAYQASNETGLKLIVGAEFQLEDGPKLVLLCENRQGYAELCRLITRGRRASGKGTYRLTCADLESGMPGTLALWMPGLQADTAHGRWIRATFGDRAWLAVELHRGPDDVGRLCELQALGHALDLPLAASGDVHMHVRRRLALQHTLTAIRHRVPIAEAGALIFRNGERHLRRRDVLAGIYPAALMQESVRIAERCTFHMGELKYDYPTELVPDGHTPASWLRQLAEEGIRWRWPQGASAKVRKLIDDELALIASKQYEAFFLTVHDIVRFARGEGILCQGRGSAANSAVCFALGVTEVDPEVNHLLVARFISEDRDEPPDIDVDFEHERREEVIQYIYGKYGRERAALAATVICYRGRSAVRDVAKALGLPLDQIDRLSDVFARGWGDSKADERLREQGFDPDSPIIRRVLKLTYELLGMPRHLSQHVGGFVISDTSLSEMVPVENAAMPDRTVIQWEKDDLDYMRMLKVDCLALGMLTCLRKCFGLLESGHGVAKTIATIEPGDRATYEMIQRADTVGVFQIESRAQMAMLPRHRPANFYDLVIQVAIVRPGPIQGDMVHPYLRRRNKEEVVDYPSPQFKDVLERTLGVPLFQEQVMKLAIVAADFTDSEADKLRRSMAAWKRHGGLEPHRDKLMQGMLKNGYTAAFAARIFEQIKGFGSYGFPESHAASFANLVYASCWLKCHYPAAFACALLNAQPMGFYGPSQIVQDVRRHRVAVRPVDVRFSDWDCTLEPDPRGHADARAIRLGLRMVRGCSEAAALRLMAARGRQPFADVTDLCSRAGLDRRHQELLADAAALRGLAGHRHRARWAVAGVEPQLPLFGSESPGERAVALPLPTQAEDTLADYARVGLSLGAHPLRQIRARLNAAHCMDGKTLRRQPHHSRVRVAGLVTSRQQPQTASGIIFVTLEDEHGLINVIVRRQVAEAQRRALLQARLLAVEGQWENVDRVSHLIAHRLRDLTPLLGALDARSRDFH; from the coding sequence ATGAGCGATTACGCCGAACTGCATTGCCTGTCCGATTTCTCCTTCGGTCGCGGTGCCTCGAACGCGGCCGAGTTGTTCGAGCGTGCCAGGGCATGCGGTTACAGCGCGCTGGCGATCACCGACGAATGTTCGCTCGCCGGTATCGTGCGTGCATACCAGGCCTCGAACGAAACCGGCCTGAAACTGATCGTGGGTGCCGAATTCCAGCTCGAGGATGGCCCGAAGCTGGTGCTGCTGTGCGAGAACCGGCAGGGTTATGCCGAACTCTGCCGGCTGATCACGCGCGGGCGCCGTGCTTCGGGGAAAGGCACGTACCGGCTCACCTGCGCGGACCTGGAAAGCGGCATGCCGGGCACGCTGGCCTTGTGGATGCCCGGGCTGCAAGCGGACACCGCCCACGGCCGCTGGATACGCGCGACGTTTGGCGACCGCGCATGGCTGGCGGTGGAACTGCATCGCGGCCCCGACGACGTCGGGCGCCTGTGCGAACTGCAGGCGCTTGGCCACGCACTGGACCTTCCGCTGGCGGCCAGCGGCGACGTACACATGCACGTGCGCCGCCGGCTGGCCTTGCAGCACACGCTCACCGCGATCCGCCATCGCGTGCCGATCGCCGAGGCGGGCGCGCTGATCTTCCGCAATGGCGAACGGCATTTGCGCCGACGCGACGTGCTGGCCGGGATCTATCCCGCAGCCCTGATGCAGGAGAGCGTGCGCATCGCCGAACGCTGCACGTTCCATATGGGCGAGCTGAAATACGACTACCCGACCGAACTGGTGCCGGATGGCCACACGCCCGCCAGCTGGCTGCGCCAGCTGGCGGAGGAGGGCATCCGCTGGCGCTGGCCGCAAGGCGCGAGCGCCAAGGTGCGCAAGCTGATCGATGACGAACTGGCGCTGATCGCGTCGAAGCAGTACGAAGCTTTTTTTCTCACCGTGCACGACATCGTCCGCTTCGCACGTGGCGAAGGCATTCTCTGCCAGGGCCGCGGCTCGGCCGCCAATTCCGCCGTGTGTTTCGCGCTGGGCGTGACCGAGGTGGACCCGGAGGTGAACCACCTGCTGGTGGCGCGCTTCATCAGCGAGGACCGCGACGAGCCACCCGACATCGACGTCGATTTCGAGCACGAGCGGCGCGAGGAGGTCATCCAGTACATCTACGGGAAATACGGGCGCGAGCGCGCGGCGCTGGCCGCCACCGTGATCTGCTACCGCGGCCGCAGCGCGGTGCGCGACGTGGCCAAGGCGCTCGGCCTGCCGCTGGACCAGATCGACCGGCTCAGCGACGTCTTTGCGCGCGGCTGGGGCGACAGCAAGGCTGACGAACGCTTGCGCGAACAGGGTTTCGATCCGGACAGCCCGATCATCCGCCGCGTGCTGAAGCTCACGTACGAACTGCTGGGCATGCCGCGGCATCTGTCGCAACACGTCGGCGGTTTCGTGATCTCCGATACCTCGCTGAGCGAAATGGTGCCGGTGGAAAATGCGGCGATGCCCGACCGCACGGTGATCCAGTGGGAGAAGGACGACCTGGATTACATGCGCATGCTGAAGGTCGATTGCCTGGCGCTGGGCATGCTGACCTGTCTGCGCAAATGCTTCGGCCTGCTGGAAAGCGGGCATGGCGTGGCGAAAACCATCGCGACGATCGAGCCGGGTGACCGCGCCACCTACGAGATGATCCAGCGTGCTGACACCGTCGGCGTGTTCCAGATCGAAAGCCGCGCGCAGATGGCGATGCTGCCACGACATCGACCGGCGAATTTCTACGACCTGGTGATCCAGGTGGCGATCGTGCGCCCCGGCCCGATCCAGGGCGACATGGTGCATCCGTACCTGCGGCGCCGGAACAAGGAAGAAGTCGTCGATTATCCGTCACCGCAGTTCAAGGACGTGCTGGAACGCACGCTCGGCGTACCGCTGTTCCAGGAACAGGTGATGAAGCTGGCCATCGTGGCGGCCGACTTCACCGATAGCGAGGCCGACAAGCTGCGCCGCTCGATGGCCGCATGGAAACGTCATGGCGGGCTGGAGCCGCATCGCGACAAGCTGATGCAGGGCATGCTGAAGAACGGTTACACGGCGGCATTCGCCGCACGCATTTTCGAGCAGATCAAGGGCTTCGGTTCCTACGGTTTCCCCGAGTCGCACGCGGCCAGTTTCGCCAACCTGGTCTACGCCTCGTGCTGGCTGAAGTGTCATTACCCGGCGGCGTTCGCCTGCGCACTGCTCAATGCGCAGCCGATGGGTTTCTACGGGCCGAGCCAGATCGTGCAGGACGTGCGGCGTCATCGCGTCGCGGTGAGGCCGGTGGACGTACGTTTCAGCGACTGGGATTGCACGCTGGAACCTGATCCGCGCGGCCATGCTGATGCGCGCGCGATCCGGCTGGGCCTGCGCATGGTGCGGGGATGCTCCGAAGCGGCCGCGCTTCGCCTGATGGCGGCGCGCGGACGGCAACCGTTCGCCGACGTCACCGATCTGTGCTCGCGGGCCGGTCTCGATCGTCGCCATCAGGAACTGCTGGCTGATGCAGCGGCCCTGCGTGGACTGGCCGGTCATCGCCATCGCGCGCGCTGGGCGGTGGCCGGTGTCGAGCCACAGTTGCCGTTGTTCGGCAGCGAAAGCCCGGGCGAGCGGGCCGTGGCCTTGCCGTTGCCCACGCAGGCCGAGGACACGCTGGCGGACTACGCACGCGTCGGTCTCAGTCTGGGCGCGCACCCACTGCGGCAGATCCGCGCCCGCTTGAACGCGGCGCACTGCATGGACGGAAAAACGCTGCGCAGACAACCGCACCACAGTCGCGTGCGCGTAGCCGGGCTGGTGACGTCGCGACAGCAGCCGCAAACCGCCAGCGGCATCATCTTCGTGACGCTGGAGGACGAGCATGGCCTGATCAACGTCATCGTGCGGCGGCAAGTGGCCGAAGCCCAGCGTCGTGCGCTGTTGCAGGCACGGTTGCTCGCGGTGGAAGGGCAGTGGGAAAACGTCGATCGCGTCAGTCACCTGATCGCACATCGACTGCGGGACCTCACCCCGCTGCTGGGTGCACTGGATGCGCGCTCGCGGGACTTTCACTGA
- a CDS encoding NHL repeat-containing protein, giving the protein MKRTLYGLLGVVAALLLIAGTGWLLWVPGCKEPPYRRVMIWGGAGSKPGQFQDPVGITLAEGRVFVADSRNHRIQVFDRNGRFLRAIDHPATGAAGLGRPMNLTVASGKLYVADYWNDDIKVFSTSGALLEVIGHGGSGPGEFKAPSGVAVLPNGNLVVADFYNQRIQELRSNGTFVRQWGTTGKKGYVSAGAFNYPTDVTTDRRGHIYVTDGYNDRIQMFGPDGRFLRMWGGPMGLHLPAFINILGSLHGWFRTPTAIAIGPDGNVFVADEENNRIQKFSAKGRFLTAFGTPHRIPGFTETGVAVAEDGTVYATNLADNSVEVWKSASSR; this is encoded by the coding sequence GTGAAACGCACGCTGTACGGGTTGCTCGGCGTTGTGGCCGCCCTGTTGCTGATCGCTGGAACAGGCTGGCTGCTCTGGGTGCCCGGTTGCAAAGAGCCGCCCTACCGGCGGGTGATGATTTGGGGCGGTGCCGGATCGAAGCCGGGTCAATTCCAGGATCCGGTTGGCATTACGCTGGCCGAGGGCAGGGTTTTTGTTGCCGACTCGCGCAATCATCGCATCCAGGTCTTCGACCGCAACGGCCGGTTTCTTCGCGCCATCGATCATCCAGCCACCGGTGCTGCCGGGTTGGGTCGGCCCATGAACCTCACCGTGGCCAGCGGCAAACTGTATGTTGCGGACTACTGGAACGACGACATCAAGGTATTTTCGACCAGCGGCGCGTTGCTTGAGGTCATCGGCCACGGCGGTTCAGGACCAGGCGAGTTCAAGGCACCCTCGGGGGTTGCCGTGTTGCCCAACGGGAATCTCGTGGTGGCGGATTTCTACAACCAGCGTATCCAGGAGTTGCGTTCCAATGGCACGTTCGTGCGTCAGTGGGGCACCACCGGGAAGAAGGGCTATGTGTCCGCAGGCGCATTCAACTATCCCACCGACGTGACCACCGACAGGCGTGGCCATATCTATGTCACGGATGGCTACAACGATCGCATCCAGATGTTTGGCCCCGATGGGCGATTCCTCCGGATGTGGGGCGGTCCTATGGGGCTACACCTTCCTGCGTTCATCAATATCCTCGGCTCGCTCCATGGCTGGTTCAGGACGCCGACCGCCATTGCCATCGGCCCTGATGGCAATGTGTTTGTGGCCGACGAGGAAAACAACCGCATCCAGAAATTCAGCGCCAAGGGTCGCTTCTTGACCGCCTTCGGAACGCCCCATCGGATTCCGGGCTTCACCGAAACCGGGGTGGCGGTGGCAGAGGATGGCACGGTCTACGCTACCAATCTTGCGGACAACTCGGTCGAGGTGTGGAAGTCGGCATCATCCCGGTAA
- a CDS encoding thioredoxin family protein — MHWIDATVHLEAAAKLRIVRLPALVIDGRLVVQGPRAFAQLRAWIARQGNDT; from the coding sequence GTGCACTGGATCGACGCAACCGTGCATCTGGAAGCGGCCGCCAAATTACGCATCGTCCGCCTGCCCGCATTGGTCATCGACGGTCGGCTGGTGGTGCAAGGCCCGCGCGCGTTTGCGCAGCTTCGTGCGTGGATCGCCAGGCAAGGAAACGACACGTGA
- the merA gene encoding mercury(II) reductase, which translates to MKEMHLSVSGMTCDACAAHVEDALKSVAGLHAVTVAYPENTAHIRAESALTVESLNAALPSKYRVIAPQRQYPGTSAPVTNTPTMEAPGPDRGSPLRLAVIGSGGAAMAAALKAAESGAQVTLIERGTIGGTCVNIGCVPSKIFIRGAHIAHLRRTSPFDGGISAATPVIDRTRLLAQQQARVEELRHIKYEGILAAKANIEVIHGQAQFVDAHRLGVRLNDGGERSVTFDRCLIATGASPMIPPIPGLKDTPYWTSATALVSDTIPRRLMVIGSSVVAVELAQAFARLGSQVTILARSTLFFREDPAIGVAVKAAFENEGMSVLEYTQASEVAYAGSEFVLNTNAGELRADRLLVATGRTPNTRDLHLDAIGVSRNQGGAIVVDESMRTSAGHIYAAGDCTDQPQFVYVAAAAGTRAATNMLGGEASLDLTVMPAVVFTEPQVATVGLSEAEAHLMGIETDSRTLTLDNVPRALVNFDTQGFIKIVAETGSLRLLGVQAVAAEAGEIIQSAALALRAGMTVQELADQLFPYLTMVEGLKLCAQTFSKDVKQLSCCAG; encoded by the coding sequence ATGAAAGAAATGCATTTGTCCGTGTCTGGCATGACCTGCGATGCCTGCGCCGCGCATGTCGAAGACGCGCTGAAGAGCGTGGCCGGTCTCCATGCGGTGACGGTCGCCTATCCCGAAAATACCGCGCATATCCGGGCCGAATCCGCGTTGACGGTTGAATCGCTCAATGCCGCGCTGCCGAGCAAGTACCGTGTGATCGCGCCTCAACGGCAATACCCGGGTACGAGCGCACCGGTGACGAACACGCCCACCATGGAAGCACCAGGTCCGGATCGAGGCTCCCCGCTCAGGCTGGCCGTGATCGGCAGCGGTGGGGCGGCGATGGCTGCTGCGCTGAAGGCTGCAGAGAGTGGCGCACAGGTAACGCTGATCGAGCGCGGCACCATCGGTGGCACCTGCGTCAATATCGGCTGTGTACCGTCCAAGATTTTCATCCGCGGTGCGCACATTGCCCACCTGCGCCGAACCAGCCCTTTCGATGGGGGAATCAGTGCAGCGACCCCGGTGATCGATCGGACCCGATTGCTCGCGCAGCAACAGGCACGCGTCGAGGAGCTTCGCCACATCAAGTACGAAGGCATTCTGGCTGCGAAAGCCAACATCGAGGTGATCCATGGCCAGGCGCAATTCGTGGATGCACATCGGCTCGGCGTGCGTCTGAATGACGGTGGCGAGCGTTCGGTGACGTTTGACCGCTGCCTGATTGCCACCGGCGCCAGCCCGATGATTCCCCCGATCCCGGGGCTGAAGGACACGCCGTACTGGACCAGCGCCACCGCACTGGTCAGCGACACCATCCCCCGGCGCCTGATGGTGATCGGCTCTTCAGTGGTGGCGGTGGAACTGGCCCAGGCCTTCGCCCGGTTGGGCAGCCAGGTCACCATTCTGGCGCGAAGCACGCTGTTCTTCCGCGAAGACCCAGCCATCGGAGTCGCGGTCAAGGCTGCTTTTGAGAACGAGGGCATGAGCGTACTCGAGTACACGCAGGCCAGCGAGGTTGCCTATGCAGGGAGCGAGTTCGTACTCAACACCAACGCTGGCGAACTGCGTGCCGACCGTCTGCTGGTGGCCACCGGCCGCACACCGAACACGCGGGATCTCCACCTGGACGCGATCGGTGTCTCGCGTAACCAGGGCGGCGCCATTGTGGTGGACGAGTCCATGCGCACCAGTGCCGGACACATCTACGCCGCCGGTGATTGCACGGATCAGCCACAATTCGTTTATGTGGCAGCGGCGGCCGGTACCCGCGCAGCCACCAACATGCTGGGCGGCGAGGCGTCCCTGGATCTCACCGTGATGCCGGCGGTGGTATTCACCGAACCCCAGGTCGCCACCGTCGGGCTGTCCGAGGCCGAGGCCCACCTCATGGGCATCGAAACCGACAGTCGCACGCTCACCCTGGACAACGTGCCACGCGCGCTGGTCAATTTCGATACTCAAGGCTTTATAAAAATCGTTGCGGAAACCGGTTCCCTTCGCCTGCTCGGCGTGCAGGCGGTTGCCGCCGAGGCCGGGGAAATCATCCAGTCGGCTGCGTTGGCGTTGCGGGCCGGCATGACGGTACAGGAGTTGGCCGATCAGTTGTTCCCGTACCTGACGATGGTCGAGGGGCTGAAGTTGTGCGCGCAGACTTTCAGCAAGGATGTGAAACAGCTGTCGTGCTGCGCAGGTTGA
- a CDS encoding heavy-metal-associated domain-containing protein, whose amino-acid sequence MFRPMVHFLRLLVLSLGLIAIRPVFASSTVTVPPPANAYVLRVDGLACPFCAYGIEKEFAKQPGVENTDVNLSNGVLIVTVSPGTAFTDAQLAQVVHKAGFQLKAVVNRPAGAKP is encoded by the coding sequence ATGTTTCGTCCCATGGTCCACTTCCTGCGTCTGCTCGTCCTGTCGCTGGGCCTGATAGCTATCAGGCCGGTTTTCGCCAGCTCCACAGTTACGGTCCCCCCGCCTGCCAACGCCTACGTGCTGCGCGTGGACGGCTTGGCCTGTCCGTTCTGCGCTTACGGTATCGAAAAAGAATTCGCCAAGCAGCCGGGCGTGGAGAACACCGACGTGAACCTCAGCAATGGCGTGCTCATCGTGACGGTGAGTCCTGGAACCGCATTTACCGACGCGCAGCTGGCGCAAGTGGTGCACAAGGCCGGTTTTCAACTGAAAGCTGTAGTCAATCGTCCGGCTGGAGCCAAGCCGTGA
- the merT gene encoding mercuric ion transporter MerT, with protein sequence MSAPKKPSGVLVAGGLAAILASTCCLGPLLLVALGFSGAWIGNLTVLEPYRPWFIGLALVAMFFAWRRIFRPATACQPGEVCAIPQVRTTYKLIFWIVAALVLVALGFPYVLPLFY encoded by the coding sequence ATGTCTGCACCAAAGAAACCCAGTGGCGTACTGGTTGCCGGCGGCCTGGCCGCGATCCTGGCATCCACCTGCTGCCTGGGGCCGCTGCTGCTGGTGGCCCTCGGATTTTCTGGCGCATGGATCGGCAATCTGACCGTGCTGGAACCCTACCGTCCGTGGTTCATCGGGCTGGCGTTGGTCGCGATGTTCTTTGCCTGGCGACGCATCTTTCGTCCGGCAACTGCCTGCCAGCCGGGTGAGGTCTGCGCGATACCGCAGGTTCGGACCACCTACAAGCTCATCTTCTGGATCGTGGCCGCGCTGGTGCTGGTCGCGCTCGGATTTCCCTACGTGCTTCCCTTGTTCTACTGA
- the merR gene encoding Hg(II)-responsive transcriptional regulator, producing the protein MTNSQKNLTIGAFAKAAGVNVETVRFYQRRGLLSEPDKPYGGIRRYDETDVARVRFVKSAQRLGFSLDEIAELLQLEDGTHCSEASVLAEHKLKDVREKLADLKRMERTLSQLVHACHSQSGQVSCPLIAALR; encoded by the coding sequence ATGACGAACAGCCAGAAAAACCTGACCATCGGCGCCTTTGCCAAGGCGGCCGGGGTCAATGTGGAGACGGTCCGGTTCTATCAACGACGAGGCCTGCTGTCTGAACCGGACAAACCTTACGGCGGCATCCGCCGTTACGACGAGACGGACGTCGCGCGCGTGCGATTCGTGAAATCGGCTCAGCGACTCGGCTTCAGCCTGGACGAGATCGCCGAACTGTTGCAACTGGAGGACGGCACGCATTGCAGCGAAGCCAGTGTGCTGGCCGAACACAAACTCAAGGACGTGCGCGAGAAACTGGCGGACCTGAAGCGCATGGAACGGACCCTGTCCCAGCTGGTCCACGCCTGCCACAGCCAGTCTGGCCAAGTGTCCTGTCCGCTGATCGCGGCCCTGCGTTGA
- a CDS encoding heavy metal-responsive transcriptional regulator produces MSAYRIGDAAQLAGMSVDTLRYYERIGLMRRVLRDGGGRRAYTETDLERLRFIARAQAMDFSLAEIRQLLELRDHPATARAEARRLAHGKLDAVTQRLRTLRHLRDELRLLLNLCTRVDGSCPILEMESTYQTTPPAPDRVRKTALTRRRS; encoded by the coding sequence GTGAGCGCTTATCGGATCGGCGATGCCGCGCAGTTGGCAGGCATGAGCGTCGATACCTTGCGCTATTACGAACGCATCGGACTGATGCGCCGCGTGTTGCGCGACGGCGGCGGACGGCGCGCCTACACCGAAACTGACCTCGAACGCCTGCGCTTCATCGCCCGCGCGCAGGCCATGGACTTCTCGCTGGCCGAGATCCGACAGCTTCTGGAACTACGCGACCATCCGGCCACGGCGCGCGCGGAAGCACGTCGTCTGGCTCATGGCAAGCTCGATGCCGTGACCCAGCGTCTGCGCACCTTGCGCCATTTGCGCGACGAACTGCGCCTCCTGCTGAATCTGTGCACCCGTGTCGACGGTTCCTGCCCGATCCTGGAGATGGAATCCACATATCAAACGACACCACCTGCCCCGGACCGTGTGAGAAAAACGGCCCTGACCCGAAGGCGCTCGTGA
- the merF gene encoding mercury resistance system transport protein MerF codes for MGNPKTLIQVGVVGSVLAVLCCATPILVLLLGAIGLSALTGYLDYVLLPALVVFLGITVYALWKRQRERACCMPSHKEQR; via the coding sequence GTGGGGAATCCAAAAACATTGATACAGGTGGGTGTGGTCGGCTCAGTGCTGGCGGTGTTGTGCTGCGCCACGCCGATTCTGGTGCTCTTGCTGGGGGCCATCGGCCTGTCGGCACTCACCGGTTATCTGGACTATGTGTTGCTGCCTGCCCTGGTGGTATTTCTCGGCATCACGGTCTATGCGCTATGGAAACGGCAGCGGGAGCGAGCCTGCTGCATGCCGAGCCACAAAGAGCAGCGGTGA